The sequence aattgtagtcatatctaaacgatcgcttaccaaacaataaccaaatctaaatgatcgcaaatatattacacgtgagttattgacggtgtggttgacggacattttttgatattttacacgatgggcCTATGAGCTTTTTCTATTTCCAGAATTTttctataaattataaatactttaccgcttttttatattaGAAAAAAGACCCAAATAAATAAAGTGGGATTTACTAACATAATTGATGTAAAATGTACTATTATTTACATACGAAGCCAAATTTATAAAGGGTGAAGAAAGAGAATATGGTGCTTCACTACAAAATTTTCCTTATAAGGTGAGGTGGTTCATGCAATTTACTATTTAGTATGTATAAACTTGTACATATTCTCAATTTACGGATGAATTAACCTCACAAGTAAACCTTAACTAATAGACGATGAACTATCAGTGTTAATCAATGGTGAATAATTATTAGAAAATGaattcataattaatagatttttgggaaaaaaatactttttctaTCCATGAGTTTCAAATTAAACAATTTAGCCTTTGAATTTTTTGGAATCCGTCTATCAAtagaattattaaaattaaataacaaaaaactGGACAAAATGGATGATGGGGCAAGATgagtaggaaaaaaaaatggttttatattaatttctctctcctctccctTCAAATTTTTTGTTCTCTCTTCTCTCTTGCAATCTCTTTCTCCTCCTTCATTACTGTTCTCCCTATTCGACTCAATGGGCTGCCTACTAGTAAGTGAATAGAAACCCCACCGAAAATAATACCATAAATGAAGCTCATCTGCTGCTTACACCAAATTTAAAACTTGTATAAAAAAAGTAGGTTAAACACAACACAACTGCTGTATTTTCTTATACTCTCCCCCATTGTCagattgaaatttttttaacttttttattgaattgatTTTTTATATAAGTAATGAAGTGCTTGAAGGCATCAACAACTACACTTTTCTGTTTTAGGGGATATATCTAGATATATTTACTATAGTAATCCATAAAAAGTATGTAATACCTAAAACCATCAAACGAACATACATGTGCTAGACCCCGTAAGTCAGAATGCATAATATCAAAGGATTCAACAGCACAAGACAGAGATTTAGTAAATGAACGATTATGGGCTTTTTCCAGTTGGCAAGAATCACAAAATTCTATTTCACTGTTTTCAAAAACTGTCAGATTACAATTCTTTAGTACTAAATTCAAAACTTTAGAAGAAAGGTGTCCTAATCTCATATGCCACACAACTTTAGATATAGCAAGATTAGTATTAACAAGATTTTTTCCTCCAAACAATACAAAAGTTGATATACCCTTGTTTTTGTGTACAAGTTGCTGCTCACTATCCATTTCTACTCCAATCTTTACTCCAACACTTTTAAGGTGGTAAAGTCAATTTCTAAACGTTCCTCTCAACCTTGTTTTCTCTATAGCTTTGTCCTTAATAAAACAACAATAACCATGGAactcaaaataaatataatagttTGTGCAGTTTTGAAACACTAATCAAATTCTTTGCTATATCAGGAACACATAATATATGTTTAAGGACCAGACTTTTGTCACCATCAGTCAAACGGGTATTGCCAACATAAGAAACATGTAAACGATTTTCATTTCCTACTGTGTAACTTTTTCAATACCTGAATATTTAGTTGGATTCATCAAATTTGAACAATATCCAATAACATGATTAGTAGCTCCACTGTCTATGTACCAATTGGGATCAATAACTGTATGAGGAGTGGAAAACGGAGTTGCATTATGAGTCAACACAAATGTTGCTGGATTTGGATTAACAGACCCATTCGAACTCTGTCTATTTTTATCTTGAACGCTAGAGGACTAGAAAATTCCTTGTTAAATCTGTTGTAACATACTAAATCAGAAGGGTCATACTTACCACATACTTGGCATGTTGGTTTATTACCACATCCTCGTCCATTGTTGGGATTTTCACGATGTCCATTGCAATAGTGTCGATTGTTACCATGAAAATTTTGGTATCATTTGAGGGAGATCTTTGAGCCACATTAACAACATGGCTCTATATAATACTTCATGTGTTTTTCTGGGTATTTTCATGCTCCAATCTTTTCTCAAAATAAGGAGTTATGACTGCATGTCCAGCCAAGAGATGTCTGGCTTCCCTTGGATCACGGCAATGATTGGGTTGTAGACTTCATCAACGCCCAACAATACCTGTGAAATAAGAGCCCTTTTAGGAACAAGACTACCAGCTTGTCCCAAATTACCGGCGTTAGTTTTCATAACACATAAATATTCTTCCATTTTCGTATTACCTTTCTTTGTCATCTGAAACAATTTGACGAAGGAAATCTTCTTCAGCTCGAGATTGAACACCAAAGAAGTCTTGCGTTCTTTCTATAAGTCCTTAGAATTTGTAAATCCCATCAATTGAATGGCTACATTAGGCGTCATGGAATTGTAAAGCCATCCGAGCAGCAGAAAATCAGTAGTCACCCACTATTTAAACAAAGGATTCATGGTCTGAAGGATGGACGAACTTGAAGCTTTGACAGTTGCGTTTGCTCCTTCTTCAGTCATGGTAGTGTTTGAGCTAGACGCCGACAAGACCAATTTTGATGGGCATGGCGTTTCTCCGGTGAGATGTCTCTCAAGCTTGTAGCCTTTGAGGGTTGGGAGAGCAAGGGTTTTCCTCGATAGGTAGTTGTTTTTATCAAGCTTGACAGTAGTCAGATGATTTAAAACTTGGTTTAGGAGAGAATTCGAAAAACCTGGTGTAGATAAACTTGGAGCAGTGACGGCATCAACCATGGTGCTCGGATACCACGATGAAATTTAGGGTTAAGTCTATTTTTGGATGATATTTTCCCttgattttctttatttcatGTAATGACCAATGATCAAATTATATACACTTGAAATCCCTAAATTTTGTGAcgaaaagaatgaaataaataaaataattcttCACACAATAAATGTCAAGAGACAAGTGGCACTTTATCACTAGAGAATAAGAAACAAACTTGTGATCGGAAGTTATTTCTTCCTACATCGTTGGCTTCCTTACtaagttaattttttttcctttgttcttaaaagtgactttattatatcatatatatttataaaatacataGTACTAGAAGCTATTTCAAGATAATTACCCAACATGATTTacaattaataaatataaatgaattttttaacATTAACACTAAATCTTTCGAATATAAAGGgattttgtcaaaaatagaaaatttttgacaaagtatttacacttcacataacaaaattactaaaagacaaaattcattacacttgattttttgtaaaatgtaaatattttgtcaaatgttatatttttgataatttttcaaaaataaatttaaaataataaatatagcATACAGAAACACGTATGTCATACGTGAATCATTACTAGTAATGATTaagtgtataaaaaaaatataaatttgtaaatataataaaatatatctAATGATGGTCCTCCTAATGATctagtctatcattgataagcTTTGTGACATATATCCACATGTTGATCTTTtacaatatcttaatatttacaaatattttaaatttgattgttATATTTTCAATTCTCGGTTGTTGTAAACCTTTTAACAAAAGAGAAGTAGTGTTGGACTGATTTTATGTCatatttgtaaaatattttctattattttatcttTGATATTACTTGGGACATGATTGTCATTTGAACAACTGCACCttctaaaattaaactaaagaTAAATACCACCTTCACTAATTTCTTTCTCATCTACTTTTTTACcgatattttaaatttgaaatcaaattttgaaagttgaaatatgtagttcttttaattttttttattaattgttCTTGCTTTTAAAATTTCATCAAGAATATTCAAATCGTttcgtaaaaaaatatgaaaacgTTTGTAAATAAATAATGGAGGAAAAtgcgagaaaaaaaaaatcgaaaaccATATATATCAAAACATAATTGAATTGAAAAGATTATGAAAAGATTCTAAATgtgttttcttctttaaaaattgaaaagattatCAAATCATAATTTATTAAATCGATAAACTCAAAACatgttttcttctttaaaagattataaagaaaaaagtttCGACCTTTGATAGGTCATAGGGACGGGAAAGACTTCCAATGTAAATCATGTTTATAGTATTACTACAACAgtatgaaattgaaaaaaaaaaaaaaaaaaagtctttggGTGACATCATGGTTTAAAATGCCAAGCCAAACCCATTGAATAAATTGGTAAGGTAGATAATAATATGACCAAATACAAATCGAAGTAGAATGGAACCATTCTAAGTCTATTGAAGTTTTCTTCTCAGAACACATTGTGATCCTAAACCTAATCAACTCAAGTTGTTGAGAGCAGCAGATGCAGATGCCAAATCTTCTGCTGTTACAGGTTTGTGCAACTGCAACCATAAACAAAAGTCCATGAGGTAAGAAACTTGGGAAAATAAATTTACGAAacaagttgcaaatatagcaatcaGATCCAAAgaatttgtaaatataacatAATCTAAAAGAATTGACATGTCAAATTAAATTCGATTCTcaaaatctatcattgataaactaATATTATTAATAAGAGTCTATTATTGGATATTAGTAGTAGAAGTCTATTGGtaatagattttattatatttacaattctTTAGGAATGTTAGTATATACTTTAACAtattagattttattatattagaTTTTAACTAATGGTCAATAGCCCAAGAAGTTATAAGATTTTAATATAAATCTTATTTCATATTAGGCCAAAATTGGAGAGGAGGATGCACAAACTCTGGAGTTACATAACAAAcctaatatatttaattaaaagaaaccCTCCACTTTTTCCATCTCGTAGTAGTTAATTTAAAGCTTGTATGAAACTATTCTCAAACCTCATAGCAGTTTTAGTACTTGGATATAGAAAAATGCAAACAAGACATGATattgttaattattttgatGTGTGTTGATCAGAATCATACTGCTTGTGCAACGGTCAGCCAGTGGAAAGTACGTTGGAACGTATCATCTTGTGACGGCAGGGTGTCATGGTTCCAATATGTAATGTTATCAAATTTGGCCTTCACCTGCCAAGGGCTTGAGTCATCACACTGATCCGAAGATTTACTCTTTCCAAGACTCTTCTTCCCTAGCACATAGCCTGAAGAACAACATTTACAGAAAAACATAGATCCTTTAGTTCAAATTGGTTAAATGAAGTGTGGAACAAATTTATGTCAATATTAGTTCTGGATGCCTTAGTGCAAAAGTTCAAATTAGATAGAAAAGGTGGAAACAGAGCATTTTTTTTAACAGAAAGCATTTACATTTACTCTAAGAAGGATTGGAGATCTGATATCCTCATGTCCATTCAAACAAGGcccttaatatatatatatatatatacactttccGATTGGCTAGATTTACAAAACAAAAAGGGATAGTTAGAAAACTGCTCTTATATAGCAGCCTAAAAACTAAACGAAACAGGAAAATGAATAGCTTATTCCTTCTCATTTCCTTTTTCTAGAATCATCAAAATAACCGATGGTTTTTTTCATAGCAAATCTTTAATCTCCCAACAAGAAAACAAACATATCTTATTTACAGTAAACAAGAAGGTTCAAGTAACTTATTTGCATGCAttcttcttcaaatttttcataaatataaaccaAGAATGGGAGCAGGGAACTTGCCCATGTGGCATGTATGTGTCGATCTTTAGTTAAAGAGATCACCAACTGAAGTTTATGCAAGTAACcattatcaaaaaaaaaaaaaaaaaaaaaaaaacccggAAGGAGCTATTGTGCATGTACTCATGAAATGACTAGGCCCTACGCTGTTGACAATCCCATAAGCAGAAAGTAGACATGGagcagtaaaaaaaaaatttaaataatgatATTAGTAATAAAGAACAAGAAACAAATAAAGATTTCTTATTCATAGACTATTTACAGTTGAAATACTCTGTTTATCTTCAACCAGTGTACCACCCTAGCGTATTTTATTCACAAAACATATTCAGAATGCATGTTAAAATTCTTTCAAAATATCCAGGCATATTACAAGTGAAATAAGAACATCAACCATAAAATAGGCTAAGAATTGTAGGAAAGCTCTTCACCAATTGTCTCAGTGAATCCCATTCAACCCACATGAGAAACAGTTGCAGATAGACAGAGAACAAGAACAACCAGTACCATAATATTCAATCTCTACTTATTTGAATACTTACAAGAATCGCCTTAGCCAATTGAAGTGGGTTTTGAAACTACTTTTCTTTTAGACAACAACACATGAAATAAAACAGATAAATGAAAAAATACACAATTTTAAGTAAATTTTGGTTATGCCTGGAATTGGAATAAATTTCATATCAAAAACTAAACTGTCAGCAAGCTTTTGATGAGCTCTACTCTATTGGTTTGATGGAAAAGCCTTGTTTAAGAAAAGACAAAACCCTGTGACCCTATGAATATGTAATCACCGTTCTACATAGAGAGCAGAAACATTCTattttaagataaaaatattCAATCCCAATTTCCAACTAAGACATCCAACAAAACTAGAAAAACCAATTATCACAGTAATAACACTTTTCAATAATAGAAATGTTCATAGCTAGCCCAAAATATATCTTTAAAAGACAGAAACTCAACTAATATGGAAACTTCAAGTTCATGATTTAATCAGTTAACAATAACATCTTCTTTGTTTCTTATTGTTTCCATTTTGTAAGAAATTAAGGTAGAAAACtctttttaatattataaaGTAATATCATGCCAAAGAATATAGAAAACTGAAACCAATAATTTATGTAAGCAATAGATAGGTGATTAAGTGATTGAAGTAATGAACGATACAAAATACAAGTGAGTAATATCAACAAAGAAGATAGAATTTTCAATGAAGTGAAAGCTGAAAGTAATTTCATATTACCTGAGTAACCCTCCGGAAGGGAAATGGTAGCTCCTTGCAACTTTCTTCCTCTAAAATAAGCTTCCTCGACATTCAAACCATCAACCTCAATTCCTATAATAGGCAAGAAACTACTGAGTAAAGAACAAAAAAAGTACGCTAAATATATAAAGTGGAGTAGAAGAAACGGCGAAAATTAGGGCATTACCAGTGGATTTGGGTTTAAAATAATGAGAAACAGGGCAAGGACCATCGAATTTGATGGTACAGGGAAGCTGATGGATTTTACCACTGAGATCTAAAGCTTTAGGGTCACTcccaaaatcaaaatcaaaatcgaCGGTTGCTTCCCCTTTCCTCCCGTTTTGAGCATTCATTTGATTGATTGTAAAGCAAATCTAAAAGTGAAAAACCCTAAACAAACCGACGTTGGTGCTTGGGATTTCTGAGAAGGAAATTCAATCGACCGTTTGTATTGTCATTCAGATTCTATGTTTCCCGCTCTTTTGAACACTGAGAAATGAGAATCGATCGTCGACCAACACTTTCCCGCTCcaaattggttttttttttttttttttcttcttcttctttaccaTTTTATCCTTTCGGCTTTTGGGATTTGTTCTAACTTTCTTTTATATAATTGTTAGGCTTTTAACgctttattttcataaatataataaaatactaaaatatttatggattgtataacaaaattaaaaatccaTCAAACCAACCatttttgttaaaatattttaagtttattCTTGTCGTTTTTAAATTTCGTGCAACtccaatttcttctttctttctttccatcttcttccttctcttcttctctggcaatttttcttttatatttttttgaaatcataATCATTGttctataattattatttattctttctcattatatttttgttattattatctttgttttcaatcaatcatcaatcttgtattattttttttcaaaaatgttatttagttgaagatcgtatatcaaatataaaaaatctcggtacacgatcttgaacaaaaattgtttagatctttgtacacgatcgtgtaccaaaattgTATCTAAACGATATGATATTGGTACAAGATTgtgtaataaatataaaaaattttggTCACAATCTTGAACAAGATTgtgtacaagatcatttagatttggtacacgatcatttagacaTTGGtatactaaatctaaacgatattgatATAAGATCATgaaccaaatataaaaaatcttagTACACGATTTTTGAACgaaaatcgtttagatcttggtatacgatcatttagatatgggtacacaatcgtgtaccaaatctaaacaatattgGTACAAGATAGTGTATCAcatataaaagatcttggtatacgatcttgaaccaatatcgtttagatttggtaggtgatcgtgtatcatttcctatacGATCACATATCAtaatcgtttagaagaaaattaTACGTGCATGTGGTCGATTAATCGCGTATTGActggggcattttttgtatttctcatTTGTGAGCCTAtgggcttttttcatttttgaaagtgttctatataatataaatattttgtcgatttgttatatttaaaaaaaaaaaaccttttttaGTAAAATTCAACTTAAGACTTGAAAAGTATTAACAATAAAACTATCAGTTTGTTACAATCAGTTACATAGTCTATCTGTTAATTAGTTAGAAAGCTTCACCATTCGATCATCCCGACCACCAACCTAGTCTCCACACCACTTACGAGATTGAACAACTATTCATCATGGAGTACAATGATGATGCTTGTAGTCTTTGGAAAGAACCAGATTGGTTTCATAATCGGTGCAATCAACAAACCTTTAGATGGTACTATCCTCTCTACTTGGAAGTGTAACAATGGTGTAATAGCTTCTTGGATCATTAACTccattttaaaagaaattgtcGTCGGCCTTATCTATAAtggaagtgtaaaagaaatATGGGATGAATTAAAGGAGAGATACCGACAATCTAACAACCCTCACATATATCAATCGCGAAAGGATTTGGTAACCACTACACAGGGAAGGAGTTGAAACATACTATGCAAAAGTTACCACCATATGGCAAGAACTTGTTGAATATCGGCCTATGGATGAATGTATCTGTGAAAAGTCAAAGAATATGATTCATTTTTTACATGTTGAGTTTGTAATGATATTTCTTATGGGATTGAATGGAACCTACTCCCAAATTCGAGCCTAAATCTTGCTCATCGATCGCTTGTTGCCAATAAATTAAATGTTCTCCCTTATCATCCAAGAAGAAATACGAAGATCTATTGGATTGTTCCCTTCCATTGAGAGCATTACCTAATGGCTAACACTAAGAGAAGATTTTCTTCTGAAAGATccaagaagaaagacatgcgtCTAATATGTTCTAATTGTGGTTACAAAGCCCACGTTGCTAACAAGTGCTATAAGTTACATGGATATCCACATGGTCACAAAATAGTAAATAACAACTCGGTAAATCAACAGAAACAGAGTAACTCTGTTCAAACCAGAAGTGGGAAGATAGTAGAAGCTCCTAAAGGCAATCAATCTGCATTCTTTGCAATCCTCAATAGTGATCGGTATTCACAATTCCTAAATATACTCCAAACACACCTCAACACTTTCTAAAATGGTGAGAGTTCCAAAACAGAAACTATGCTCATATAGAAGGTACTTGTCTCTTTACCTCACTCATTAATTCTTCAGTTTGGATCATTGATTCTGGTGCTCCCTCACATATATGCCATGAAAAGTCCATGTTCAATAACCTTTATAGCATTCAAAACATATCAGTGATTTTGTCCATTAAAACTTGTCTAAACATTGAATACATAAGTGACATCTCTATAGCAAAGGAAGTGATACTGAAAGATGTCTTTTATATTCCTAACTTCAAATACAATCTATTATCAGTTAATGTCCCTCTCAAGGATAAAAGATATTCTTTATCCTTTTCTAACTCTGATTGTTATTCCAGGACAAGTCACTTTCAAAAATGATTAGGAAGGTTGAACTATCTAGTGGACTCTACTTACTCagaataaaagatgaaaatagtAAAAACCACACAATTCAACATATTGCATTGATATGTAAAGCCTCAACATCCACATGGCACAACCACATGGGACATCTTTCTGTCAGTAGAATAAAAGAACTATCAAAATTGATagaaatttctaattttttaaactGTAAAGAAGTATGTCATATTTATCTCTTAGCTAAACAGAGACGTCTTTCATTTCATGCTATGAACAATGTTGTTGAACATACTTTTGATCTTGTGCACTGTGATATATGGGTTCCTTTCAAAACTCAAACACATGCTGGTCATTCTTATTTTGCTACTATTGTTGATGATAAGTCGAGATACACCTGGATCtatcttttgaaaaataaaaatgacattCTACAATTCATTCCTCAATTTTTCAAACTTATTGAAACCCAATTCTCAAAGATAATCAAAGCATTTCGTTCTAACAATGCCTCTGAGTTGAACTTCAGAGATTTCTTTGCCAAAATTTGAACCACCCACCAGTTCTCATGTGCCTATACTCAACAGGACTCAATTATTGAAAGAAAACATCAGCACCTTCTCAATGTAGCAAGAGCCTTGATGTTCCAATCCAATGTTCCCCTCACCTTCAGAGAAGAATGTATGTCTACTTAATCAATAGGACACCTATGGTCCTGCCCTCAAATAGCACCCCTTTTGCTACTTTGTTTAGCAAAGATGCAGATTACAGAATTATAAAAACATTTGGTTGCTTTGCTTACGCCTCTACACCTCCAACAAACAGATCCAAGTTTGATCCAAGAGCACAACCTTGCACCTTCATGGGATTCCCCCCAAGTATGAAGGGATACAAATTGTATGACATAACTAAAAAGAAATTTGGTTTCCAAGGATGTCTTATTCTTTGAAGAACTGTTTTCATTTCATTCTATCAAAGAAGATGACAATCCCACCTCACATGACTTCTTTGAGCAATTTGTCATACCATGTCTCTTATTTGACTACCTAGAAAGCAAAGACACCATCACAGATCATACTGCTGGAAATCACATATCAGAAAATGCTCATGAAGATAGCCACGATGATGATAATTTAAATTCTCACACTAAAACTTTAGAAGAAACCAATAACCCTACCCAAGAAACCATCCCATAGCACCAAGAAGGTCATCTCGGTAACATTGTTCACCCTCCTACTTAAAAAACTTCCATTGCAACCTCACTTCTCAAAGCAAATCCTCCTTTCCCCTTACCTGGATACCTTTCATATAACGTCTATACCCAAAACCACAAAAACTACTTACTAAATGTTGCCTCCGTgtatgaaaaaataaaagtcaTGGAAAGAACCAACACATGGACCGCTGTATCCCTCTTAAAAGATCATCACACTGTTGATAGTAAATGGGTGTACAAACTAAAATGTAACCCAGATGACACAGTTACAAATACAAGGCAAGACTTGTAACAAAAGGCTACAACCAACAAAAGGGGATAGATTTTTCAGGTACTTTCTCATTAGTTTCCAAAATTGTCACTATCAAGACTTTTCTAGCCCTTGTTATATCCTACGGTTGGTTCTTTACtcaaatcaacataaaaaaTGTCTTCTTAAATGGAGATTTGTTTGAAGTACACATGTCCTAACCATTGGGCTATCAAACCTCACAAGTGCCAGGAAAAGGAGAAAAGCTAACTTGCAAAATCAACAAATCCATATATGGCCTTAAGCAAGTTTCAAGATAGTGGCTTCTAAAGTTTGCACTAGCACCATCCTCACATGGCTTTCACCAATCAAAATCTGACTATTCACTATTTACCCAAGGCAATAGAAGCAACTTTGTAGCTTTGTTAATATATGTAGATGACCTATTACTATTATCAACTCAATCAAAGACACCCTCAAGGTACATTTTAAACTCACAGATTTATGACAAGCAAAATATTTTCTAAGCTTAGAGTTATCACAGTCCCAACAGGGACTCATGCTCTCCTAAAGAAAATACTGccttaaaaaatatttgaaaatacagGTTTCCTTGATGCCAAACCAGCTACAGCGCCAATGGATCCTAATATGAAACTGtcgaaaaataaaagaaagccTCTTACTAAAGAAAACATCAATTGCTATAAAAGACTAATACGAAGATTAATATATCTCTAGATATTCATACTAGACATTTGTTTTGTCGTTCATCCAAAAACCTACAAAAATACACTTAGATGTTGCTCACCACTTATTAAAATACCTAACAAGTTCTCCAAGACAAGGTGTTCTAATAAGACCTATTGCTTCTTTTCACCTAAAGGCCTTTGTTGATGCTGATTGGGAATCATGTCTTGACACTAGAAGATCCATCACTAGGTTCTGCATCTTCCTAGAAGATTCCATAATCTCTTGGAAATCCAAAAAGCAAGTAACTATCTCAGGATCTTATGTACAAGTCGAGTATAAAGCCTTAGCATTAGTCACTAATAAATTAATATGGATCACGCAGCTACTCACTAACCTTCATGTGAAAACTTTATTGCAAGCAACTGTGTTTTATGATAATCAAGCAGCAACTACAATTGCTACGAATCTAACGTTTCATGGAAGAACAAAATATATAGAAATTGATTGCCAATTCATCGAGGACAAGATAGTTGATGATTTTCTCAAAGTCCAACCCATTAAATCCAGCCTACAACTAGGAGATATATTTACTAAAGCACTACCTTCGTCTACTTTATCCAAACTTGAGAGGCTATTAACAATAAAACTGTCAATTTATTGACATCAGTTACATAGTTAATTAGTTAGAAACTAGTTACCAAGTTCCTCTATATAAAGAATTTGGGTTCTATAAATACAATcataagaaaataaacaaaatttctttttataaagatttGATCTCTTTTAAAAAGAATTGCTATAATGTTcggtaaaaaaaatataaaaacatcctcttttagaaataataacgaaaatacatttttaatccacttatttatttaatttttatttttataatttataatttaaaattattgtttaatatgataaaatttgtttgttatacatcaatttttaaatattaaggaaaatagtttattttaaaaagaatcaatattatatactttatttaaaagaaaatgaatttaactcaataaaaatagaaaatatatttaattagatGAAAAATAGATCgatatacaaaataaaatataaaattaaaaaaaagttaaatattaattacaaattttaactaattttagGATAATCTAAAAACGAGTAAGATTCTACTTTTAAATACACGTTAAAACGGTTCtaacatatttaatttaaatttgcCTTAACAAATGCAAATAGTAGTTAAGATTTTTTTCGAATGACTTTTTAACGCAGCCAAAGCAAGTCAAATATAGCCTTAGTTACATTTGCAAAATATTAGTTACACTTGGAGCTTATTATTAAAGCAGAAGTTTGGAAAT comes from Cucumis melo cultivar AY chromosome 12, USDA_Cmelo_AY_1.0, whole genome shotgun sequence and encodes:
- the LOC103498279 gene encoding uncharacterized protein C12B10.15c — its product is MNAQNGRKGEATVDFDFDFGSDPKALDLSGKIHQLPCTIKFDGPCPVSHYFKPKSTGIEVDGLNVEEAYFRGRKLQGATISLPEGYSGYVLGKKSLGKSKSSDQCDDSSPWQVKAKFDNITYWNHDTLPSQDDTFQRTFHWLTVAQALHKPVTAEDLASASAALNNLS